Proteins from one Candidatus Desulfovibrio trichonymphae genomic window:
- a CDS encoding AMP-binding protein, which translates to MDKKVRERQAQFELREWTVGQILDHTVERFPDVEAVVYADRNYRKTWREFAAIVDQFAKGLMALGVEKGEKVAVWATNVPYWVTLQFATAKIGAILLTVNTNYREHELRYLLHHSECENIFIIDGLRDHDFLATLYDIVPELRTRPRADIRCVALPHLKRVCFLGAEKHRGMYSVPEILAMSVMTDDEDYKARQASLDPWEVINMQYTSGTTGFPRGVMLTHVGVGLNGYWIGRHQGFTEKDRLCLTVPLFHCYGCVLGVMACVNHGTTMVILETFNPLKALIAVDSERCTALYGVPTMFLAELEHKLFKRFDVSSLRTGIMSGSVCPEPLMRRVVEDMYMKEITICYGLTEGSPVMTQSDISDPLTLRCETVGCAMPGIEVRIGDPDTCEELPRGEVGEILCRGYNVMKGYHKMPEDTAKTISPEGWLHSGDLGVMDKHGYVRVTGRIKDMIIRGGENVYPREVEEFLLQMEGVLDVQVVAVPSRRYGEEVGAFVIPRTGADVLPEDVRDFCRGKISWFKIPKYITIIERFPLTASGKIQKYKLRELAAEHWPEALQ; encoded by the coding sequence ATGGACAAAAAAGTACGCGAACGTCAGGCGCAGTTTGAGCTGCGCGAATGGACTGTGGGGCAGATTCTCGACCATACGGTGGAGCGCTTCCCCGATGTGGAAGCAGTGGTTTACGCTGACCGCAACTACCGAAAAACCTGGCGGGAATTTGCCGCCATAGTGGATCAGTTTGCCAAAGGGCTGATGGCTCTTGGCGTGGAAAAAGGCGAAAAAGTGGCTGTATGGGCCACAAACGTGCCCTACTGGGTGACGCTGCAATTTGCCACTGCCAAGATAGGGGCCATTCTGCTGACGGTCAACACCAACTACCGTGAACACGAGCTGCGCTATTTGCTGCATCACTCCGAATGCGAAAATATCTTTATTATCGACGGACTGCGCGACCACGATTTTTTGGCCACACTCTATGATATTGTCCCGGAACTGCGCACGCGGCCGCGCGCAGATATACGCTGCGTAGCGCTGCCGCATCTGAAACGGGTGTGCTTTCTGGGGGCTGAAAAACACCGTGGCATGTATTCCGTGCCGGAAATCCTGGCCATGTCTGTGATGACCGACGATGAGGACTATAAAGCCCGCCAGGCCTCCCTTGACCCGTGGGAAGTGATCAATATGCAATACACATCAGGCACCACAGGCTTTCCTCGCGGCGTCATGCTGACGCATGTCGGCGTGGGTCTGAACGGTTACTGGATAGGCCGGCATCAGGGTTTTACAGAAAAAGACCGCCTGTGCCTCACTGTACCGCTTTTTCACTGTTACGGCTGTGTGCTGGGCGTTATGGCATGCGTCAACCACGGCACAACCATGGTCATTCTGGAAACATTCAATCCCCTGAAAGCCCTGATCGCTGTGGACAGCGAACGCTGCACCGCGCTTTACGGTGTGCCCACCATGTTTCTGGCCGAGCTTGAACACAAGCTTTTCAAACGCTTTGACGTTTCAAGTCTGCGCACCGGCATCATGTCCGGTTCCGTCTGCCCTGAGCCGCTCATGCGCCGTGTTGTGGAAGACATGTACATGAAAGAAATCACCATCTGTTACGGACTGACAGAAGGCTCGCCGGTGATGACGCAGTCGGACATCAGTGATCCCCTCACATTGCGGTGCGAAACTGTGGGTTGCGCCATGCCCGGCATTGAAGTGCGCATAGGCGACCCGGACACATGTGAGGAACTGCCCCGTGGCGAAGTGGGTGAAATTCTCTGCCGGGGCTACAATGTCATGAAAGGCTATCATAAAATGCCCGAAGACACGGCCAAGACCATCAGCCCGGAAGGCTGGCTGCATTCCGGAGATCTGGGCGTTATGGACAAGCACGGCTATGTGCGTGTGACCGGACGCATCAAGGACATGATCATCCGCGGCGGAGAAAACGTCTATCCGCGCGAGGTGGAAGAATTTCTGTTGCAGATGGAAGGCGTGCTGGACGTACAGGTAGTGGCCGTACCGAGCCGCAGGTACGGTGAAGAAGTCGGGGCATTTGTCATCCCCCGTACAGGAGCGGATGTGCTGCCCGAAGATGTGCGCGATTTTTGCCGCGGCAAAATATCCTGGTTTAAAATTCCTAAATATATCACAATAATAGAAAGATTTCCGCTCACAGCCAGCGGCAAAATTCAAAAATACAAATTGCGGGAACTGGCTGCGGAACACTGGCCGGAGGCTTTGCAGTGA
- a CDS encoding helix-turn-helix domain-containing protein: MSTESGIGARIRSFRQERGIGLSDLADNTGLSVEFLDKLENGEIYPSLGPLQKVARTLGVRLGTFMDDQETRDPAISRIGEGKEANALHTGHAARPTYVHRSLGQGKSDRNMDPFFITMLPNAGEEYKLISHQGEEFMLVLEGEMLVIYGREKHILRAGETIYYNSIVPHYAGAASNEPAQILAVIYSS, translated from the coding sequence ATGTCTACTGAATCCGGCATTGGCGCGAGAATACGCTCTTTCAGGCAGGAACGCGGCATCGGTTTGTCTGATCTGGCAGACAACACGGGGCTTAGCGTTGAATTTCTTGACAAGCTGGAAAACGGCGAAATTTACCCGAGTCTTGGTCCGCTGCAAAAAGTGGCCCGTACCCTCGGTGTGCGTCTGGGCACATTTATGGACGATCAGGAAACGCGCGATCCCGCCATCTCCAGAATCGGCGAGGGGAAGGAAGCCAACGCTCTTCATACCGGCCATGCGGCGCGCCCGACGTATGTGCACCGCTCCCTCGGCCAGGGCAAGAGCGACCGCAACATGGATCCTTTTTTCATCACAATGCTCCCCAATGCAGGCGAAGAATACAAGCTCATTTCCCATCAGGGCGAAGAGTTCATGCTGGTGCTTGAGGGCGAAATGCTTGTGATTTACGGGCGTGAAAAGCATATACTCAGGGCCGGCGAAACCATTTATTACAATTCCATAGTACCGCACTACGCGGGCGCGGCGAGCAATGAACCGGCGCAGATTCTGGCAGTCATCTACAGTTCCTGA